Proteins encoded within one genomic window of Pedobacter africanus:
- a CDS encoding glycoside hydrolase family 31 protein → MEELNKQNKETNDINTGEVVEEIVQHLNNPVSGPKPIVKKYLSTVTQIHAEGNKFYFSDGDARVEVRVVSDEIIRIRLAPHGVFLDDFSYAVPVVDQKVTTFKMEEQELQYLISTNTITCKISKNDFHISFIENQSQMVMSEDESPMHWEENIEFGGYYVYATKKCLSEENFYGLGDKSGNMNLRGRHFQNWNTDAYSFGWDQDPLYRTIPFYSGVHHGAAYGIFFDNTFRSYFDFGKEDNSKTSFWADGGELQYYYIHGPHLMDVVKRYQSLTGTHPMPPKWALGYHQCRWSYYPEKKVKEIADGFRSRNIPCDAIYLDIDYMDGYRCFTWNKSHFPDPKRMIKELANQGIKTVVMIDPGIKVDDNYWVFKEGKENNYFCRRSDDYFMEGHVWPGRCQFPDFTNPAVREWWGKLYKELVDIGVAGVWNDMNEPAVFGSGTFPNDVRHNYDGYRGSHRKAHNIYGMQMVRSTYDGLKKLMRNKRPFTITRAGYSGMQRYGCVWTGDNVATWEHLKIGNIQCQRMSISGVPFCGTDIGGFSGEPDGELFTRWIQLGTFSPFMRAHSAGDTAEREPWSFGEPYTSINRTYIELRYRLMPYLYSVFWEHHRYGFPILRPLVMLEQENAGNAYRQDEFTFGDKILVCPVLEQGAVSRMVYLPKGKWFNFWTHEVLTGESEHNIQAPLDHMPLFVRAGSVIPEYPVMQYVGEKNIDEVLLNVYYSEYEVNSFLYEDHGDTFAYEQDIYSEKKFSVKGTSYQLTIEQSVEGLYTPNYEWYNYKVIGLPFNVNKITVDDRDVTDYQLENNCLRFRSNKNFTSIKIYN, encoded by the coding sequence ATGGAAGAATTAAACAAACAGAACAAAGAAACAAACGATATAAATACCGGGGAAGTGGTCGAAGAGATTGTCCAGCATTTGAATAATCCGGTTTCAGGGCCTAAGCCAATTGTTAAAAAATATTTGAGCACCGTAACGCAAATACATGCAGAAGGGAACAAATTTTACTTTTCTGATGGCGATGCGCGGGTAGAGGTCAGGGTAGTGAGTGATGAAATCATAAGGATAAGACTGGCACCTCATGGTGTTTTTCTGGATGATTTCTCCTATGCTGTGCCCGTGGTAGATCAAAAGGTAACTACCTTCAAAATGGAGGAACAGGAGTTGCAGTACCTGATATCTACCAATACCATTACCTGTAAGATCAGTAAAAACGATTTCCATATCTCATTTATTGAAAACCAGAGCCAGATGGTCATGAGCGAAGACGAATCGCCGATGCACTGGGAAGAGAATATAGAATTCGGAGGCTATTATGTATATGCCACCAAGAAATGCCTCTCGGAAGAGAACTTTTATGGACTGGGCGATAAATCCGGCAACATGAACCTTAGGGGCCGTCATTTCCAGAACTGGAACACTGATGCCTATTCTTTTGGCTGGGACCAGGATCCTTTATACCGCACGATTCCTTTTTACAGCGGGGTTCATCATGGGGCAGCTTATGGCATATTCTTCGACAATACCTTCCGTTCTTATTTTGATTTTGGGAAAGAAGACAATTCGAAAACCAGCTTCTGGGCGGATGGTGGCGAATTGCAATACTACTATATTCATGGACCGCATTTGATGGATGTGGTAAAAAGGTACCAGAGCCTTACCGGAACCCATCCCATGCCACCAAAATGGGCTTTGGGTTACCATCAGTGCAGGTGGAGCTATTATCCTGAAAAGAAGGTAAAGGAAATTGCCGACGGGTTCAGGTCCAGGAATATCCCTTGCGATGCCATTTACCTGGATATCGATTACATGGATGGTTACCGCTGTTTTACCTGGAATAAAAGCCATTTCCCTGACCCTAAAAGAATGATCAAGGAACTGGCCAACCAAGGCATTAAAACCGTAGTGATGATCGATCCGGGGATTAAAGTAGATGACAATTACTGGGTATTCAAAGAGGGTAAAGAAAACAATTATTTCTGCCGCAGAAGCGATGATTACTTTATGGAAGGCCATGTATGGCCGGGCAGGTGCCAGTTCCCCGATTTTACCAATCCTGCAGTAAGAGAATGGTGGGGCAAGCTGTATAAAGAACTGGTAGATATTGGTGTTGCAGGCGTATGGAATGACATGAATGAACCTGCCGTATTTGGATCGGGTACTTTCCCTAACGACGTGCGCCACAACTATGATGGGTACAGGGGTTCACACCGTAAGGCACACAACATCTATGGCATGCAGATGGTTCGCTCTACGTATGATGGGCTTAAAAAACTGATGCGCAATAAGCGTCCGTTTACCATTACCCGGGCAGGTTATTCGGGCATGCAACGTTATGGCTGTGTGTGGACAGGCGATAATGTGGCCACCTGGGAGCACCTGAAAATTGGCAATATCCAGTGTCAGCGCATGTCTATCTCGGGCGTGCCTTTTTGCGGAACGGATATAGGTGGATTTAGTGGTGAGCCAGATGGAGAACTGTTTACCCGCTGGATTCAGTTGGGCACGTTCTCGCCATTTATGCGCGCGCACTCCGCAGGCGATACTGCCGAGCGGGAACCCTGGAGTTTCGGAGAGCCTTATACCAGCATTAACCGTACCTATATTGAACTGAGATATCGCTTAATGCCTTACCTGTACTCGGTATTCTGGGAGCACCACCGTTACGGCTTCCCGATCCTAAGGCCATTGGTAATGCTGGAGCAGGAGAATGCGGGCAATGCTTACCGCCAGGATGAGTTTACTTTTGGCGATAAGATATTGGTATGTCCGGTACTGGAACAGGGTGCTGTATCGCGAATGGTTTATCTGCCTAAAGGCAAATGGTTCAACTTCTGGACACACGAAGTGCTTACCGGCGAAAGTGAACACAACATTCAGGCACCTTTAGACCATATGCCTTTATTTGTAAGGGCCGGCTCAGTTATTCCTGAATATCCGGTGATGCAATATGTTGGAGAAAAGAACATCGATGAAGTATTATTAAACGTATATTACAGCGAATATGAAGTAAATTCCTTCCTTTACGAAGACCATGGCGATACTTTTGCCTATGAACAGGATATTTATTCGGAGAAGAAGTTTAGTGTAAAAGGAACCAGTTACCAACTTACCATAGAACAAAGTGTTGAAGGATTGTATACACCAAATTACGAATGGTACAATTACAAGGTTATAGGCCTGCCTTTTAATGTAAATAAGATCACCGTTGATGATAGGGATGTGACAGATTATCAGTTAGAAAATAATTGTTTGCGTTTCAGATCAAATAAGAATTTTACCAGTATAAAAATATATAACTAA
- a CDS encoding RNA polymerase sigma factor, with protein MAKNIHADQRFITGLVNNDTAVINEIYKRCAGKVKSWITFNNGTEDDAGDIFQEALMDIYRQAKYKSLELTCPFEPYILLICKRKWLNEIKKRSILPVTNNEDDLLHIGEDTFANADELEKQEAQSKLFLKAFEKLGERCKEIISWSMKGEAQEKVAEALGVTYGYLRKKKSECMASLIKIVQSNQTEEQ; from the coding sequence ATGGCTAAAAACATACATGCAGATCAGCGCTTTATTACCGGTCTGGTAAATAACGATACCGCGGTGATCAACGAAATTTATAAACGCTGTGCGGGTAAGGTGAAATCCTGGATCACCTTTAACAATGGGACTGAAGATGATGCCGGCGATATATTTCAGGAAGCGCTGATGGATATTTATCGGCAGGCAAAATATAAATCGCTGGAACTGACCTGCCCTTTTGAGCCCTATATATTACTGATCTGTAAACGCAAGTGGTTAAATGAAATTAAAAAAAGATCAATTCTACCGGTAACAAATAACGAGGATGATTTATTACATATCGGAGAAGATACTTTTGCAAATGCAGATGAACTGGAAAAGCAGGAAGCACAGTCGAAACTATTTTTAAAGGCGTTTGAAAAATTAGGCGAGCGCTGTAAAGAAATCATTTCATGGAGCATGAAAGGTGAGGCCCAGGAAAAAGTGGCAGAAGCCCTTGGTGTTACTTATGGCTACCTGCGAAAAAAGAAGTCTGAATGCATGGCATCTCTGATAAAAATAGTTCAGTCAAATCAAACGGAAGAACAATGA
- a CDS encoding tetratricopeptide repeat protein, which produces MMNEEKLLTVARYFEGDMEFQEKSAFEALLQTDSELQQLLAEYKNVHQTLKMKIAPSEADQQVASTLSLLNQEYFKGMAENKATAKVVSFKPYLKWISIAAVLLIGLLVWAPWSASLYEKYSISREMSVAERGDGAGDGLQKASALYNAGNFSAANKILEKAYAAAPEDAMLAYYYGLTLMETGKATTARTVLGKLYAGESVFKYDAAYGIALSYVKEKDHPKALEWLEKIPEASTNYGKARELIQQLQ; this is translated from the coding sequence ATGATGAACGAGGAAAAATTATTGACAGTTGCCCGCTACTTTGAAGGCGATATGGAATTTCAGGAAAAAAGTGCATTTGAGGCCTTGCTTCAAACGGATAGCGAATTACAGCAACTGCTGGCCGAATATAAAAATGTCCATCAAACACTGAAGATGAAAATTGCACCTTCGGAGGCAGATCAGCAGGTAGCGTCCACTTTATCGTTGCTTAACCAGGAGTATTTTAAGGGTATGGCCGAAAATAAAGCGACTGCAAAGGTCGTTTCCTTCAAACCTTATCTCAAATGGATCAGTATTGCTGCGGTGCTGCTGATCGGATTGCTGGTTTGGGCACCCTGGTCGGCCAGTCTGTATGAAAAATACAGTATCAGTCGGGAAATGTCGGTAGCCGAGCGGGGAGACGGGGCGGGAGATGGCTTGCAAAAGGCCTCAGCGCTTTATAATGCAGGGAATTTCTCCGCGGCCAATAAAATCCTGGAGAAAGCATATGCTGCTGCACCTGAAGATGCCATGCTGGCTTATTATTATGGGCTTACCCTTATGGAAACGGGAAAGGCAACAACAGCCAGAACTGTGCTAGGCAAACTATATGCAGGCGAATCGGTTTTCAAATATGACGCAGCTTATGGTATCGCATTGAGCTATGTGAAAGAGAAAGACCATCCGAAAGCATTGGAATGGCTGGAAAAAATTCCTGAAGCCAGTACAAATTACGGCAAGGCCCGCGAACTGATTCAACAACTTCAGTAG
- a CDS encoding CHAT domain-containing protein, translated as MEILVRFWILLVCLSFSGSIIAQTNKPAPPGIVKSLDSLEKLDNLSEWIYTRIDYSYQNPGQSLSFLMESEAQSWRSPKSVAEKEAWLMLLSNQAYNQLYSGNILQSINCYEQAYNYYTKHKLNVEGIAEYVLKPWANNYTRLGDYEKALFIQQKTLDFAKKEHNDVLTIAVYNNMAISYRSLGDFQKAEACITQGTKKSKPSSAGLILLSNTLADIHSDKNELDLAEKVITANINRQKNRKPDFESAYWLLSSYITAGDIQLKKQLYAKARTYYQQALVINNKYYKGNRLREKAYILIQLGKINLDLKQARPAQNLFNDALALFGLRDPEGKIRPQRIFGDNRLIDVFYQRALAFGMAGMEEEALESIRFSLLSADKIRFELADVKTKQRFQQQTRLMAEKAMDMALGLLQKTGRHQYAEAIVQLIEQTKARILLDDIRKNQQQLSLSIKDPLFQERARLEQAMAYNEREILQNPEATARLEERNAELKFKLEDLEKNMLKQYPSFAISNDNPVATDLLQLPSRAHFVEFFMGAAYIYVVEIANRRVKHVKRIRHAENIKKQISSFVRLYYQNGPAAMMNQPKAFFLASHQLYNTLLGGFNFPENKNLIIIPDEVTGYLSFDGLITRGKYTAEITRWPFLINACTITYAFSIQTWLNQAAKKINPGKKFEGLFISHRYKSRQFIPAVAREAKAMEKIVKGKFRSDEAAGVNDFFKAFDNTNVLHISTHSYLSGAQKEPTLAFNDNEVYLFELSSRKTAPDLVVLSACRTADGAMSSGEGIISMSRGFAALGTGGTIAGLWNVNDRAASEITASCYSNMLAGQKISTALRHAKLQWLHQPQRAPQEYLPYYWDALIYMGYDRKIELRPAGNILADYGKLSILVITALCGIYYLIKIRRKTISPASV; from the coding sequence ATGGAAATTTTAGTCAGGTTTTGGATTCTGCTTGTCTGCCTTTCATTTTCAGGGTCCATTATCGCCCAAACAAACAAGCCTGCACCCCCTGGTATAGTAAAATCACTCGATTCACTGGAAAAACTGGATAATCTTTCGGAGTGGATCTATACCAGAATAGACTATAGCTATCAGAACCCGGGGCAAAGTCTTTCCTTTTTGATGGAGTCGGAAGCACAAAGCTGGCGCAGTCCGAAGTCGGTGGCCGAAAAGGAAGCATGGTTAATGCTGCTCAGCAATCAGGCCTACAACCAGCTGTATAGTGGAAATATCTTACAGTCCATCAATTGTTACGAACAGGCCTACAATTACTATACAAAGCATAAACTGAATGTAGAAGGTATTGCAGAATATGTTTTGAAACCCTGGGCAAACAATTACACCCGTTTGGGCGACTATGAGAAGGCGCTCTTTATACAGCAGAAAACGCTGGATTTTGCAAAGAAAGAACATAATGATGTATTAACAATAGCTGTTTACAACAACATGGCAATCTCCTATCGTTCATTGGGTGATTTCCAGAAGGCCGAAGCCTGTATCACGCAGGGTACAAAAAAGAGCAAACCATCTTCCGCCGGGCTCATCCTGCTCAGCAACACCCTGGCCGACATCCATAGCGATAAAAATGAGCTTGATCTTGCCGAAAAGGTAATCACAGCAAACATCAATCGCCAAAAAAACAGGAAGCCTGATTTTGAATCTGCATATTGGTTGTTGAGCAGCTACATTACCGCAGGCGATATCCAGCTGAAAAAGCAGCTGTATGCCAAAGCCAGAACTTATTACCAGCAGGCGCTTGTCATTAACAACAAGTATTATAAAGGCAACCGTTTGAGGGAAAAGGCTTATATCCTGATCCAGCTTGGAAAAATAAACCTTGACCTTAAACAAGCCCGCCCCGCCCAGAACTTGTTTAATGATGCCCTCGCTTTATTTGGCTTAAGGGACCCTGAAGGAAAAATAAGGCCGCAAAGAATATTTGGCGACAACCGCCTGATTGACGTATTTTACCAGCGTGCCCTTGCATTTGGTATGGCGGGCATGGAAGAAGAAGCCTTGGAAAGTATACGTTTTTCCCTGCTCTCGGCAGATAAGATCCGTTTTGAACTGGCAGATGTAAAAACCAAGCAGCGTTTCCAGCAGCAGACCAGGCTCATGGCCGAAAAAGCAATGGATATGGCCCTGGGCCTGCTCCAAAAAACCGGACGGCATCAATATGCAGAAGCAATTGTTCAGCTCATCGAACAAACAAAAGCACGTATCCTGCTCGACGATATCCGTAAAAACCAGCAACAGCTAAGCCTGAGTATCAAAGACCCACTCTTTCAGGAAAGGGCCAGGCTTGAGCAGGCCATGGCCTATAACGAAAGGGAGATCCTGCAAAACCCTGAGGCAACAGCCAGGCTGGAAGAACGTAACGCCGAGCTTAAATTTAAACTGGAAGACCTGGAAAAAAATATGCTGAAACAGTACCCCTCATTTGCCATCAGTAACGACAATCCGGTTGCAACCGATTTGCTACAGTTGCCATCCAGGGCTCATTTTGTTGAATTTTTTATGGGGGCAGCGTACATTTATGTTGTAGAAATTGCAAACCGACGGGTAAAACACGTTAAACGCATCCGTCATGCAGAAAACATAAAAAAACAAATCAGCAGTTTTGTCAGATTGTATTACCAAAACGGACCAGCAGCGATGATGAACCAGCCAAAAGCATTTTTCCTGGCTTCCCATCAGCTCTATAACACCCTGCTTGGTGGCTTTAATTTTCCTGAAAACAAAAACCTCATCATTATCCCCGATGAGGTTACAGGTTACCTTTCCTTCGATGGCTTAATCACCCGTGGCAAATATACAGCTGAAATTACCAGATGGCCCTTTCTGATCAACGCCTGCACCATAACCTATGCTTTCTCTATCCAGACCTGGCTAAACCAGGCGGCAAAAAAAATCAATCCGGGCAAAAAATTTGAAGGACTATTTATCAGCCATCGGTATAAAAGCAGGCAGTTCATTCCCGCTGTAGCCAGGGAAGCAAAGGCTATGGAAAAAATTGTAAAGGGAAAATTCAGAAGCGATGAGGCGGCTGGTGTAAATGACTTTTTTAAGGCATTCGACAATACCAATGTATTGCATATCAGTACCCATTCTTACCTCTCGGGTGCACAAAAAGAGCCTACGCTAGCTTTTAATGATAACGAAGTATACCTGTTTGAGCTATCGTCAAGGAAAACTGCGCCCGACCTGGTTGTACTGAGTGCCTGCCGGACCGCAGATGGTGCTATGAGTAGCGGGGAAGGGATCATCAGCATGAGCAGGGGCTTTGCAGCTTTAGGTACAGGTGGTACCATTGCAGGGTTGTGGAATGTAAATGACAGGGCAGCTTCAGAAATTACCGCAAGCTGCTATAGCAATATGTTGGCCGGACAGAAAATAAGCACAGCATTGCGGCACGCAAAACTGCAATGGCTGCATCAGCCCCAGCGTGCGCCACAGGAATACCTGCCCTATTACTGGGATGCCCTGATCTACATGGGCTACGATAGGAAAATAGAACTGAGGCCCGCGGGAAATATACTTGCAGATTACGGAAAATTAAGCATACTGGTAATTACTGCCCTATGCGGCATTTACTACCTCATCAAAATCAGAAGAAAAACTATTTCTCCTGCTTCAGTATAG
- a CDS encoding PKD domain-containing protein, translated as MKRALHLTLPATGIVFLLVFTCTVLYGQLKQPSATKLVEPAIVPADTVPAIINHTIENGLVSFSSVLRPLRQIAGAPEPFYTYFWEFGDGQFSFEKEPQHIYPDIKSYDVRLFATNSYDDGKRPPTRPKPIRPGGSRPVLAAGKKTENLNFFKSGGAVELKTNCMPKPGDDMMLVFGYRNKPENGLASLAGTVAILYNDREFNKDNFELEETRAYHAEKKTTLDKYGSLAALKVGNSNPYYAALRGPAVAEPDVIFDPEGTALIKEKMAAYRKAESWRFEDLKSGEEKFLFMQFKTTPEMIKDTNAVVKLTGMFIPDNPLALTEFFTIELQIVASHDPNKMMLRNSRMNFRFTGKNKRLSYKVRFQNTGKGPAKKIDVGVAIAEVLNKGSVEIIDSKPKVGLCNAAYAGQSCLDTISRADSLHFIFKNIYLPGLQQKGVNDADSTMGFIEYKIGFKEKPKKLPFKSGAAIVFDKNEPIYTNRATGRYKMGLSPGIIAGYGFPFKNGNTPFSGQKNISFGVSLAPFAPHRYYWQVELYGSSYAEKEYLVGRKEGNDRLIPVVIDGKQREGRLKYADSTVRTKVITINIVPAQIRYNFNKYFGAGIGTLVSFSIDEQSTPGKTALYELPTAVGTLEQASIQQSFSKISRQFNNFQSTLFADVQLGKVHVGPAIGFRYLYTFQGSNNRLVTYLTWKF; from the coding sequence ATGAAAAGAGCGCTACACCTGACTTTGCCTGCTACAGGAATTGTTTTCCTGCTGGTATTTACATGTACCGTTCTTTACGGACAGCTGAAACAACCTTCAGCAACAAAACTGGTTGAACCTGCAATTGTACCGGCCGATACGGTACCCGCCATCATCAACCATACTATAGAAAATGGCCTGGTATCGTTCAGCTCTGTTTTACGCCCCTTGCGACAGATCGCAGGAGCACCTGAACCTTTTTATACTTATTTCTGGGAGTTTGGCGACGGGCAGTTTTCTTTTGAAAAGGAACCACAGCATATCTATCCTGATATAAAGTCTTACGATGTACGTTTGTTTGCCACCAACAGCTACGATGATGGCAAACGCCCGCCAACAAGACCCAAACCCATAAGACCGGGCGGCAGCAGGCCTGTTCTTGCCGCAGGAAAAAAAACCGAAAACTTAAACTTCTTTAAGTCAGGCGGTGCTGTTGAACTCAAAACCAACTGTATGCCCAAGCCCGGTGATGACATGATGCTGGTATTTGGCTACAGGAACAAACCTGAGAATGGTCTGGCCAGTCTTGCCGGAACCGTTGCCATTTTGTATAATGACAGAGAATTTAACAAAGACAATTTTGAACTGGAAGAAACAAGAGCGTACCACGCCGAGAAAAAAACAACGCTGGATAAATATGGGAGCCTTGCTGCTTTAAAGGTAGGCAATTCCAATCCCTACTACGCTGCGCTCAGAGGTCCTGCAGTTGCTGAACCTGATGTGATTTTTGACCCGGAGGGTACTGCCCTGATCAAGGAAAAAATGGCTGCTTACAGAAAAGCTGAAAGCTGGAGGTTTGAGGACCTGAAATCCGGGGAAGAGAAATTCCTGTTCATGCAGTTTAAGACTACGCCGGAAATGATAAAGGACACGAATGCCGTGGTAAAACTTACCGGTATGTTCATTCCCGACAACCCTTTGGCCCTAACGGAATTCTTTACCATAGAGCTTCAGATCGTGGCTTCGCATGACCCGAATAAAATGATGCTCAGGAACAGCAGGATGAACTTTCGTTTCACCGGAAAAAACAAAAGGCTAAGCTATAAGGTAAGGTTTCAGAATACAGGTAAAGGCCCTGCCAAAAAGATTGATGTAGGTGTGGCCATTGCGGAGGTATTGAATAAAGGATCCGTAGAGATTATAGATTCCAAGCCAAAGGTAGGCTTGTGCAATGCTGCCTATGCTGGCCAGAGTTGTCTGGATACCATAAGCCGTGCAGATAGTTTACATTTTATATTTAAAAACATTTACCTGCCCGGCCTGCAGCAAAAGGGCGTGAATGATGCCGATTCTACAATGGGTTTTATAGAGTACAAGATTGGCTTTAAAGAGAAACCAAAAAAGCTGCCGTTTAAAAGCGGTGCTGCTATAGTTTTTGATAAGAATGAGCCTATCTATACCAATAGGGCTACAGGCCGGTACAAAATGGGCTTATCACCAGGAATCATAGCCGGTTATGGTTTTCCTTTTAAAAATGGGAATACACCTTTTTCCGGACAAAAAAACATCAGCTTCGGTGTAAGCCTGGCCCCCTTTGCCCCGCACCGGTATTACTGGCAGGTAGAACTCTATGGCAGCTCCTATGCCGAAAAGGAGTATCTGGTGGGAAGAAAGGAAGGAAACGACCGCCTGATACCTGTAGTGATTGATGGTAAACAACGGGAAGGCCGGTTGAAATATGCGGACAGTACTGTACGCACCAAGGTAATAACGATCAATATTGTCCCGGCACAGATCAGGTACAATTTCAACAAGTACTTCGGTGCAGGCATTGGCACTTTGGTTTCTTTCAGCATTGACGAACAATCTACCCCTGGAAAAACTGCTTTATATGAACTGCCAACTGCCGTCGGCACACTGGAACAGGCCAGTATCCAGCAGTCTTTCAGCAAAATCTCCAGGCAATTCAATAACTTCCAGAGTACTTTATTTGCCGATGTGCAACTGGGCAAGGTACATGTTGGACCGGCTATTGGCTTCAGGTACCTGTATACTTTCCAGGGGTCAAACAACAGACTGGTTACCTATTTAACATGGAAATTTTAG
- the glgB gene encoding 1,4-alpha-glucan branching protein GlgB, whose translation MEKVLAHSLFSDFDISLFVSGKHFRLYEKFGAHLISVDGLTGTYFSVWAPNAQAVHLIADFNDWNKVSHPLNRRLDSSGIWEGFIPGVGKGEVYKFLIKGFGGEELEKGDPYAKRWEHPPKTASIVWDNDFKWKDKTWMNKRAKLNALNKPMSVYEVHLGSWQRDPTEPDRVLTYIEIANSLVPYVLDMGFTHVEFMPVMEYPYFPSWGYQITGYFAASSRHGTPQELMYLINELHKNNIAVIMDWVPSHFPGDAHGLYHFDGTHLYEHSDMRKGFHPDWKSYIFNYDRNEVRSFLISNAIYWLDKFHIDGLRVDAVASMLYFDFSRQPGEAATNEYGGSENLGATQFLKELNVAVYRDFEGVHTIAEESSTYPGVTRPVHNGGLGFGMKWMMGWMNDTLKYFKNDPINRRYHHYQLTFSITYAFSENFMLPFSHDEVVHGKSSMIYKMPGDEWQKFANLRVLYAYMFTQPGTKLLFMGNEFAQTHEWDFKNSLDWHLLEHAPHRGMQKTVRAINKLYTSEPALYEHSFSPEGFEWINADDARHSIYIYIRKGKKAKDTLIVILNLTPVYRENYRVGLPFKAKWKEIFNTDAKEFFGSGKHNKQALLPEKEACHNRDYSIVLNVPPLAATILKQEK comes from the coding sequence ATGGAAAAAGTGCTTGCTCATAGCTTATTCAGTGATTTTGATATTTCTTTATTTGTATCCGGCAAGCACTTTCGGCTATATGAAAAGTTTGGCGCCCACCTGATCAGTGTGGATGGGCTGACAGGCACTTACTTTTCTGTATGGGCACCAAATGCACAGGCTGTGCATCTTATTGCCGACTTTAACGATTGGAACAAAGTTTCACATCCTTTGAACCGCCGGCTGGATTCATCGGGCATATGGGAAGGTTTCATTCCTGGTGTGGGCAAGGGCGAGGTCTATAAGTTTTTGATAAAAGGTTTCGGAGGGGAAGAGTTAGAAAAGGGTGATCCTTATGCAAAAAGGTGGGAACATCCGCCAAAAACGGCTTCTATTGTATGGGATAACGATTTCAAATGGAAAGATAAAACCTGGATGAACAAGAGGGCCAAACTGAATGCCTTGAACAAGCCGATGTCGGTTTATGAAGTGCATTTAGGCTCCTGGCAGCGCGATCCGACTGAGCCAGACCGGGTGCTAACCTATATAGAAATAGCCAATAGCCTGGTACCTTATGTACTGGATATGGGCTTTACCCATGTAGAATTTATGCCGGTAATGGAATACCCCTATTTTCCATCCTGGGGTTATCAGATTACCGGGTATTTTGCGGCCAGTTCCAGGCATGGCACTCCGCAGGAACTCATGTACCTGATCAACGAGCTGCATAAAAACAATATAGCCGTAATTATGGATTGGGTACCTTCGCATTTCCCGGGAGATGCACATGGCCTTTACCATTTTGACGGTACACACCTATATGAGCACTCAGATATGCGCAAGGGTTTTCATCCAGATTGGAAATCCTATATATTCAATTACGACAGAAATGAAGTGCGCTCTTTTTTGATCAGCAACGCCATTTACTGGTTGGATAAATTCCATATAGACGGACTAAGGGTTGATGCGGTGGCCTCTATGCTTTATTTCGACTTTTCACGTCAGCCTGGCGAAGCTGCGACGAATGAATACGGGGGCAGCGAAAACCTGGGGGCTACCCAGTTCCTTAAAGAACTGAATGTTGCTGTTTACCGTGACTTTGAAGGCGTACATACCATTGCCGAGGAAAGTAGTACCTATCCGGGGGTTACGCGCCCAGTGCACAATGGCGGTTTGGGCTTTGGCATGAAATGGATGATGGGCTGGATGAACGATACCTTAAAGTATTTCAAGAATGATCCCATCAACAGAAGGTACCATCATTACCAGCTTACCTTTAGCATTACCTATGCTTTTAGCGAGAACTTTATGCTGCCCTTTTCGCATGACGAGGTTGTACATGGCAAATCGTCCATGATCTATAAAATGCCTGGAGATGAATGGCAGAAATTTGCCAACCTTAGGGTATTGTATGCCTATATGTTCACCCAACCTGGAACCAAACTGCTTTTTATGGGCAATGAATTTGCGCAAACCCATGAATGGGATTTCAAGAACTCGCTCGACTGGCACCTGCTGGAGCATGCACCACATAGAGGCATGCAAAAAACGGTGCGGGCAATTAATAAACTGTATACCTCCGAGCCGGCCTTATATGAACATAGTTTTTCTCCAGAAGGTTTCGAATGGATCAATGCAGATGATGCCAGACATTCCATCTATATTTATATCCGGAAAGGTAAAAAAGCAAAGGATACACTTATCGTGATCTTAAACCTTACGCCGGTGTACAGGGAAAATTACCGTGTAGGCCTGCCTTTCAAAGCAAAATGGAAAGAGATCTTCAATACCGACGCAAAAGAATTTTTTGGTAGCGGAAAGCACAATAAGCAGGCCTTGTTGCCTGAAAAAGAAGCTTGTCACAATAGGGATTATTCTATTGTGCTGAATGTTCCACCTCTGGCGGCTACTATACTGAAGCAGGAGAAATAG